In Lathyrus oleraceus cultivar Zhongwan6 chromosome 2, CAAS_Psat_ZW6_1.0, whole genome shotgun sequence, the DNA window TACTACAACCCACCTACTACCCCTATCCAATGTAGATCACATAGGTACACTTTctaattattattataaataataaaaaaaaattggtttattgaaaaattaatatatttgatatataataataatcaaatatattatttatttaataaattaaaaaaaaattgttagaAGGATATATATTTTCGATGATTattgtaaataaatttaattttttaaatatatttaatatatgaattaaatatattaataattaaatataaaaaaaataaatttatttataataatgaCAAAAGAAATATTCAACGAAAGAAATTCAATACACTTCTAcatactatataatatatatataaaataatattaaattaaatatatatttttaaaataatcaatatttttaattaaaatactaaaataaccaaaattttaaaaaatatatcaaaataaCCACATTTTTTAACTGATGCGCCAGTTGAATTGGCGCATTCAATTAAACTAGCGAGGAGGCGTCCAGAGCTTTGGCGCATGCATGCAAATCCAATACGTGTAGGCGTCATGCTTCTTGGCGCATACATGTGTGGTTTAGTTTGTGCGCTCATGCATCTGGCGCATGCATTGTCATGTGTGTGTGGCGTCTAGGACATTGACGCATGCATTTTGATATTCATCTATAAATAACATACGCATCTCTCATATTTTTGCATACTACTTCCTATCCTCCAAGCCCATTTTCCTTTCAATCTACTTCATTCTCCTTTAATTTTTTATTctttaaccatgtctgaatacattcactGGAGAAATGCCGATTTAATTTTTTCAACAGTCGCACGTCtgataaagattcgactttggaatatagaatcgtttgaacgtcttaatcggacgttgaaccgttggttagatggagaaattaCAGATGGTGAAATGATTAGAAGAATTCAATGACTTgagtccacgttcaaccaaaatggagaagtgcatgtttgagtggatattaagactgacagagacgttcacaggatgatgtatagtatgttcaaaattgttttgatggttgcAATCGATTAGTTATAGTAATGGTGTTTTGTTTGTTGTAGTCTATTGTGTTGTTGTTTACGTGTTGCTTGTGTGTtgaatgtgttgtatttgtttgtaaTGATATTTTCTtacaaagttatcatatgaaataaatattatttttaatataaagcaaaagaggtacatgtaaaattatcttgttgtACTTGTTCCAACACTGagacagttagtacgattgtgaccgggttgacgacatgaactacataatcaAACCATTTTGTTCATCGTATCGATTTCGGCTCGAATACGAATGTTGTTTGGGCGtccctttttctttcttcacATAACTTCATTGCGCCAAAGAATATCCCCTTGATATTCAGGTCATTAATTCTCTTTTGCAACAACCgaaaagctaattttgtaaatattgaatagacttatgactttgtaaacgaCGGATAATAAGTAGGATAAATCCCTTCAAACCTTTAAACATGCCAtaatgacatgggagcaaggcaTACGAAAGacttggaactttccgcagttGCACTAATGAAGAGTCGATGCCCAATGGAATTATTCCGACTagagagacttcgcaaaagagatgtgtcgtcattagagaaatcgacgacaacacatcttaaacgaaccgATCATACAAagtgctagaccaactcaacattatatgacATGATTTAGGTCAGTTACAATGCCACAAATTGTGTCCGAGCCAATGTATTTGATTGATCAATGATCAACTAGTTTCGTCATTATACGCTCAATAACAAATCCCCATCCAAGAACAATGTTAACCCACCaaaacccaacgaccaacctcacatCATCACACTACTATATACACCtaacaaccaaacacccaacctccCAACCCATCCGTGCCACACACCCAACCTCAAAACGAAGAATTAAACCCTatccaccaacaaccatacgcaaCCACTGCAACAGTTTATAGTCCAGATGATTCATACGATTCATACCATtgtagccccccaccaatgaccactAAAATATCACATCGCCACAACATccaaccattgtttgactatAGTATACCCCATGAATCATTGATTCGTTTTCAAACTGATTCAATGTCTCAATTCAGGCAACCATACCGTCCACAATTCACCCAACCACAACGATCCAACTACGACAACATGAGCACCGAACTcaattacggaagcgccgttAGCGACAACCCCCAGCTATTGGGgacaaatgatgacacatctatcaaatatcGTTGGACCTTCCACCAGGCATTCACATCAACCACCATTGGATCATGTCAACACCCAAAGGGCCCCAAACATCTCAgaaaaatcgtgggagacctcaaagacagactaacgcacctggatgtggaacaaATGGGCGTTTCAATCGGGCGAGTCATTGAATTTCTTATCAATTCCATATAATTTTTcattataatataaatataatttttattttcaatattcttTTTAGAGATTAATTGTTGTACACTGTCACTGTAATTTTTTTTATACTATCAATACATCACAATCATCTGTTTGTGTTACTTTATATGTGATTCTAAAAAAAGTCAAACTTTTCTAACAAATCAATGGTTGTAATTACCTGacagtgtaaaatatttttacgCTATCAGTGCatttcaattaaattattttttttaattaattaaaaatttaacatttatttttttaaaaaaaattaaaggtATATGCGCCACATGCATTGACACATACACTACATATGCATGCGCCAAGAAACATGACGCCTACATACATTGAATTTGCATGCATGCGCCAAAGTTCTGGATGCCCCATCTCTAACTTAATTGAATGCGCCAGTTAAACTGACGCATCAGTTAAAAATGTTGATTATTTTggttattttagtattttaattaaaaatattaattattttaaaaaaatcaattaaatacaatatataatattaaaaaaaaatgttGTCATAATAATCCAACTTGTTGAGAAAACCGTAGCCAACGAAATCCATCCGATACATCTTTAATTAACTAAGCTAAAAAAGTAGTAAAAATTAACAGTAGCAAATTAATTTCATGTGACAATTACTTGTCACTATCTCAACCCGTGCTATTTTGAAAGTTATTTACACAAAATTAGGATTAAACCTAATCCAAAcctaattaaaattaatttacaTTTTTagaaaggaaaataaaaaaaataggCAGATAGAGAGATATTGAAAATTGGTCTTTTTAAGGCACACAAGCTTTAAATGCGAGTTGGTTGATCGTAGTTTCTTCCTTTCTTCTCCCTTACAGATTAAGCTTTCTCTCTTTATaaatatctattttattttattttttattattattcttcATTTCTTCTCTTCTTCTACTTTTctatttattatttaattttttattttatattattgtGTCATTATATAACTCCTTCTTAAACCCAATTCCTGTGACATCATTTCAAACCGAACGCACTTTACcaattgttgttgttttgttttgttttgttggtACGATTCGTGCGATTTTTGACTAACCTAGATGGATTTCGTGCAAAATCCTTGTCCTTCTCCTTCATTTTTGTTCGGTTCCTTCGGGAATTTCGTTGACAAGGTTAAACAATTTGGAACTCTCGCTGTTTCCGCGATCATTGGGAACATTTTCTCTGCGATCTTGACCTTTTGCTTCGCATTAGGTTTGTTTTTTGTTTCTGATTATTGGTctaatttttttatttgtttcttttcTGGGGTGAATTTGCATTGTCAATGTGTGGTGTGGTGGTGTCTTGTAATTTCGTTTTTCAATTTGTTGGAAATGAGAAAAATCGGATTTGGTTATGTGAAATTTGGAAGGAAAAATGAAACTTTCGATTTGGGGGTGTGTGGAATTTTGTTGATTGGTTTGGATGTTCATTGTTTTGGTTATTTCTTTGATTTTTTAACATTGAGGTGTGACATTTGTGTTTTTTAAGGTTAATGGGTGGTTGTTTTTGTTTTGTTATGCAGTGGGGACGCTGTTGGGTGCTATGACAGGAGCTTTGATAGGTCAAGAGACAGAAAGTGGTTTCATTCGAGGTGCTGCTGTTGGTGCTATATCAGGAGCTGTTTTTTCGATTGAAGTGTTTGAATCATCTCTTGTTCTTTGGCATTCTGATGAATCTGGGATTGGTTGTCTTTTATATTTGGTGAGTAGATTGTGTTAGAATGAGATCTTTTCTTGTGTTGGAAGAAGCTTTTCTATTGTAGTTACATGATTTGCGGTCGAAATCGCATGTTTTGTGGTTTGGATTTTGATCCTTTTGAGTTATATTGCAGATTGATGTTATTGCTAGCTTGTTGAGTGGAAGACTCGTGCGCGAGAGGATTGGTCCTGCAATGTTGAGTGCTGTTCAAAGTCAGGTATTTTGATTTCTACATAAGAATTTTCAATTTTGCAATGATCACTATTTCATAGTGTTTCTAATTCTGACACTTGTGATTTTTTTTATCAGATGGGTGCTGTTGAAACCAGCTTTGATGAAGTTCAAAACCTCTTTGACATTGGTGGTTCGAAAGGGTTATCCGGAGATTCCGTTGCGAAAatcccaaaaatcaaaatcaCCACCGACAATGTTGATGCATCAGGGGAGAAAGTTTCTTGTTCGGTTTGTCTCCAGGTTGGTTTTTTTTGCACTCTTTCTTGTAAATATTTACATGGTAGGGTCCTATTTAACCATAAATTAAATGTGGAATATGTGTATGGAGGCACCTTTTATCATAGCTTAAAAGTGTGAGGCCCTGCCGTAGGGCCGTCTTGCATGCCCCTACGAATCTTCCATGAGTAACAAAGTTGCGTGAATTGATTCTGGAGTGATTTGAGGTGTTAGGTTCTCTTAAAGTGGAATTGATTCTGCCTTGAGAATTGATTCTACTTGAAGTTAGAATTTATAGTTTTTGAGTTTGGATTCGATTGACATAATTGATTTCTGTCAATCGCGAATCCTAAAACACACGAGTGTTTGGATTTTGATTTTGATATAGACATTTTCTGATTATTGATACATATGCAGGACTTCCAGCTTGGAGAGACTGTTAGAAGTTTACCTCATTGTCATCACATGTTTCATCTACCTTGCATAGACATGTGGCTCTTGAGGCATGGTTCTTGCCCATTATGCAGAAGGGATCTGTAATTTTGTATATGAATATGAGAAGAgatttttttgtttgttttgtttatAAGGTAATTTAATTCTAGGTCTTACTTACAGTTGATTATAGCTACTGAGAGGTAATGCAGTTATGTGATTGTACTAAAATTAGTGTAAAGAAAATTTTGAGATGAACCATTTTTCAATTGTTGTATATGTACCATATCATCATATGAGTAGATGACTATATCCTGGATACTGTTACAGAGTACTGTTAgataatattaattttatataatATTGTTACTATCATAAAGTCAAAGTTGTAGCTCATCATGTGGCTATGTTTTGAAAAAGTTGCACACTGGGCAAAAGCCATGGCTTTTTTTAACGCCGGTTCAATCGACGGTTGCTCTATATCAAAAACGATTTTTTTCATGGTATTTTAGTATTTTGTACTCAAAAGAGGGACATGAGTGCAAAATTCAAATCTAGCGGCTGAAGGTACTCttacttttattatttttaattcaacCTTAAACAGACAGTTGATGTAGTTAATGTGACATGTGATGAACAAAAAATGTTACCATATCAAACCATTTTGTCCTTCCAAGTCACCAACTCCATCAATGTTGCCATTGTTCACTCATCTACCACATTTAAGTGTTTCTTTTCCATTTTTTTAAGGAAGAAGAAAAGTACTCAATTCATTTTAGAATTGTAATTAGAATTGATTTCAATTTATTATTCCTTCgtttaatattaataataattttttttcaaattaaatactaaaataacttattttttaatttaattattgaAATAACCACTTTTCATTAGTGATGCGTCAATCGAACTGACGCATCTAATTCTCAATCAAAGGAGGCGCCCAAGCCGTTGGCGCATGAGTATAGGCGCCAATGATCTTGGTGCATGCATACACTACATCAGTACATCAGTGTATGCGTCATTGATATGTGGCGCATGCACTttccatttttttaattttaaattttaaatttataattaattaaattaaatatttaaattaaaaattatattatattataaagTAAAAATACATAAAATTGACAAGAAAATCAATGACACACACGATTGAAATGTCCCCATGTTCCACGTCTAAGTGTGTTAgtctgtcttcgaggtctcccacgatttctctgaggtgtttggggtctttgagtgctgacatgatgcaatggtggctggtgtgaaggtccaGTGGAAGGTCCAACGATATTTGATAGATTTGTCATCATTTGTCCCCAATAGCTGAGGGGTTGTcgccaacggcgcttccgtaattgagttcggtgcccatgttgTCATAGTTGAGTCAATGTGGTTGGGTGGATTGTGGACGATATGGTTGCCCGAATTtggacattgaatcgttttggaaacgaagcaatggttcctgtGGTGCActaaagtcaaacaatggttggaTGTTGTGGTGATGAGATGTTTGGGTGTTCATTGGTGGTGGGCTACGATGTCATGATGCTGGATCGTATGAATCATTTGGGCTATAGACTGTTGTGGTGGCTGTGTATGGCtgttggtggttagggtttgactcctggttttgagtttgggtgtgtggcatgaattAATTGCGAGGTTGAGTGTTTGGTggttgggtgtatatggtagggtgGTGGTGTGAGGTTGATCGTTGagtttgggtgggttgacattgttcttgggcGGGGATTTGTTGTTGGGCGTTTGATGACGAGGCTCGTTAGCGTGGATCAATTAAATACCTTGGCTCAAACACAAACTGTGGtgttgtaaccgacctaaaccatgtcttttaatgttgagttggtctagcaccatgtatgactgattcgtttaagatgtgttgcCATCGATTCCTCCAATGGTGATACATttcttttgcaaagtctctcaAGTTGGAATAATCCCATTGCCCATCGACTACTTgttgatgccaatctcccaaacacgtcgaAGGTTCTGGATTTGTTGTTGCATGTCGAACTGCAATTTTacacggtcactctggtgcatctccacagtagtgaaccggATAATTGGTGTTTATGTTGTCCATCAAGTTGGAATAATCCCACTGCCCATCAAgacccaaatatggcctccagataaactgtacaagaatatgacatgattagatgatatgtaattagataaaaaaatttaaatcaaATGTAGAGTTGTGTAGTAGTATTACATTGTCTGATCCAATGCAAGACTATCGCAAACTCAACTCTCAAttaatatgcgatgaaattttgtctgtcattagcgacaatcagtcgttaaaggtgagtacaataatctcgtATATTGTAACACAATACAACTATACTCCATCATACAAGAAGGCTTGGATAGCTAGGACTAAGGCGGTTGAAAACGTGTTTGGCAATTGGGAtgagtcttacaaacaacttccaaaatactcGGTGGCTCTTAAACATTATGCTCTAGGGACTATTGTCAACTTGTAAATGTTGTCGGTGTATAACCCACACGGGACTTGTGCTATTGGTAATGGAATATTCCAACGACTCTTCTGtgcgtatcaaccatgcatcaaagattttattctgtaaacctattatacaaattgatggtacatggttgtacgagAAATATAAAGGAATCCTACTGATGgtagtggcacaagatggcaacaacaacatttttccaatcgcctttgccctagttgaaggggagactgccgagggatggagttttttcctaaaaaatatcTGATTTCACGTTGCTCatcaacctaacttatgtttgatctcagaCCGACATCCTTCAATAGTGAGTGCCTACAAAAATATTGATAATGGCTGACAGGATCCTCCGTCGATgcatgtctattgcattagacatattgctcaaAACTTCATGCGagagatcaaagacaaaacgttacggaagaaggttgtcaacgcAGGGTATGCATTAACAAAACCTTCTTTTaaacactaccgcgaagacaTCAGATTGTCAAATGCAAATGCAGTAAggtggatcgacaatattccattggagaagtggagTAGGGCATACGACAACGATCAACGTTGGTGCCACATGACaataaatcttgtggaatcaatgaactctgtcttcaaaggcatctgaaacctacctataactgctttagtgcaagcaacctattttaggctaggggggttgtttgagaccagacgttccaaatggagttcagtgttacaatttgggcagttgttcagtgacgcttcaatgaaattcattagagagaaagctgccaaagctaacacacatgtggtcacaGTGTTTGAtcgtactaaaggttggtacaacgttgttgagtccatggatcacaatgaaggcatgtcGAGGGGACACTATAAAGTGGAACTAGGTGGAGGTTGGTGCGACTGAGGAAAGTTCCAAGTCTTTCGTATGCCTTGCTCCCATGTTAAATCgacatgttcaaaggttcgacgaGATCCATCCTACTTAATATCTGACTTATAAAGTCATAAGCATTtccaatgtttacaaaattagctttttagtggtagcaaaagaggattactggtCTGCATATCAATGGGACATTCTCTGGCATAATGAAataatgcgaagaaagaaaaaggattgcccaaacagcacccgtattcgaaccgaaatggatacggaAAACAAAATCGTTAGATTGTGTAGTTCATGTCATCAACTCGGTCATAATCGTACTAAAtgtcctagtgttggaacaagcacaacaagataattttaattgtaactttttgctttatattaaaaacaacatttatttcatatgataatTTTATGAGGAAATatcatcacaaacaaatacaacacatacaaCACATAAACTACAATACAAtaaactacaacaaataaaatacaatt includes these proteins:
- the LOC127120099 gene encoding NEP1-interacting protein 1, encoding MDFVQNPCPSPSFLFGSFGNFVDKVKQFGTLAVSAIIGNIFSAILTFCFALVGTLLGAMTGALIGQETESGFIRGAAVGAISGAVFSIEVFESSLVLWHSDESGIGCLLYLIDVIASLLSGRLVRERIGPAMLSAVQSQMGAVETSFDEVQNLFDIGGSKGLSGDSVAKIPKIKITTDNVDASGEKVSCSVCLQDFQLGETVRSLPHCHHMFHLPCIDMWLLRHGSCPLCRRDL